The Humulus lupulus chromosome 7, drHumLupu1.1, whole genome shotgun sequence region GAGCTAGCTGAAGCTGATCCAGTTTTTATGTCCCAATCACCACTGCTATGAGCTACAAGCAGATAAGGGCCATAAAGAATTGCCTGTATTGAAGCGTACTCAGGCCGGTCGTCTGGATTATTTTGAAGAGAAAATTGGTCAGCATATATCCATAAAGTTATGCTGGAAAGCTTGGCAAACATGTGAGTTTATAAAGGTGGAGACCCAATGAATCTACCTTTAATGGGATCTGTTCTTATTGTAATTGGTAGCTGAAGTGTTACTACGTCACCAGGGCTCCAATTCTTAGTGATTGACAGAAAATTACCTGCATTATTAGACATAACAAAAGTTAAAATGTCAGTTTTTCACAAACAATGCAATACTTGAGATTCATATGGAATTGTAATCCACTCAACCTGGAGCTGGTAGAGAAATTTCTTTAGCATTTAACGTTGCCTTGGCGCCACTCAATTTCGTCCAACTTGGCACTCGCAAGTTTAATGTTGATGATTTTCCTGACTCTCCTGAAGAAATTGTGAAAGTCACTCGAAGGTAAGGATCCCATGAGTTAACATGATCAACTTTCTGATCAAGTACAACTTGTCCTAGTTTCCAGTTAATGGAACTTGGTATGTATTGGATGACATAAAGACCAGGAACTCCTCCATTCTCTTCAAAATATATAGAATCTCCTAGCTTTGAAAATGATTCAATTCCTGAAAAATGATCAAGATGAAGACTTTACTAGAGCAGAAATCATAAGGAACCACAAACTAAaaaagtattccatatgatatatatatgttcaaCAAGTAAGAACTAAGCACAAGGCCTTACCTGTTCCATAGCAGCACCAGAAAGACTCAAATGGCTTTCCCCATCCGTGGTAGCTCGAGCTCTTGGAAACTCCACGACCTTGTGGTAGCATGTAAATCATAACTCCTGGTTCTGCTCCTCTTTGAATGCTCAGCACGCCATTTGTAAGAGCCCGCTCATAATAGTCTGCATATGCCATTTCTTTTGTCCACCTAAACAGATGGCGAGAGACCTGAAACATTGTAAACACATACTTGAATTAGCAAAGCATATTTTTACCATAATTTTACTGTGAAATATAAGTACTATGGCAATTtataaaatcaaaagaaaaaaaaaagatacctTTAGCATGTTGTAAGTAGTACATGATTCTTCATTCTCAGTTTGCAGAGTGTTTGCCAATCTTTTGGGATCAGACCTGCTCACAGCAGATTGAAGTACAGCcaacaaagaaagaaaaattaaagATGGATCAAAACTAGTCTGGAAGAACCAGCAATGTGAAATGAAATAAGTTATAGAAACTTCTTAGCTAGAATTGAAAGATTCGGGCAAAGGAAGAGTTACTATGAATGAATATAATTTAAAACTCAATGAGCTTAATAATAATACCAGAACTCACTGACTGATGTTCCTCCAGTTGCATAGCTGTGAGACGAGTTCACGACCTCCATGAAGAAGGTCCCTATGTCCTGGGAATCAATAGTTTGAATCAATGAATGAATGTAATTCATTAAAAGATCACTATAGACTTTTTTTAGTAACTGGTTTAAGTCCACCACAGATATTTATTAACAGAAATTCAATACCATTTTTTAAGTACAAAACTGAGCAATAAAAATGTTGCAAGCTTCATTGAAAACTGCAGACAGATGCtgcaaaatgaagaaaaatgaattACCTTATAAATTGGATCACCAGTGATTTCATAACGCATTTGAGAACCAATGACAATTGGGATATGTGTATTAGCATGAAAACCAGATATGTCTTCCGCCTACAAGCAAAAGACAAAAATTTGGTGATGTGGAATAGGATTGAATTGGTTAAAAGTCTGAAATTATTTGTCCTTTAGTAATAGATGATTGTACTGGAAGAGCCAACCAAAAGAAATACTGCTTACCTGAACTGCAAGCAAGCCTAAAAAGCACGGTTTGTCAAACAGGTGAGCCAACAATAAATGCTTTGGATTTGCCTGATCACATCAACATGAAAGATGCTTGTCACGTTGCCATCACAATAATACAAGTAAATTCCAACCACATATTAGATTTGAACAGCTACAATGCCATCGGGGGAATTACCAACCGTGATTCTGTACAGCCTATATAGAACATCGTTCATTCCACCAGTTTCTTCATTGAGTGACCGGTAGTGTCTTTCTACTGTGTGCTGGGAGACCACGTTCTGAACACGCTGGTAAAAGTAATCAACCATCCATGTCATCATTTTGAAAGCTTGATCATTACCAGCTAATGTATATTGATCCAGTAGACCTGCTAGAATCTGTCAAAGTAGACAAGTCAATAAGTTATATTGTATAACATTGTTTTAACCCTCTTTTACATCTAGTGAAACAAATCAAGTAAACTCAACCTTGTGAATGGTGTAATATGGAGCCCAGACAGGTTTGATGGCCTCAAAACGATCAAATAGCTCAGATGGAAAAGCAGAAAGA contains the following coding sequences:
- the LOC133790387 gene encoding uncharacterized protein LOC133790387, encoding MKFFAAFELFVVFIVFVLSGFGSCKECTNIPTQLSSHSFRYELLSSKNESWREEMFSHYHLTPTDDSAWSNLLPRKILKEEDELEWTMMYRKMKNSGVNDGSGNFLKEISLHDVRLNPVSTHGLAQQTNLEYLLILDVDSLVWSFRKTAGLATPGNPYDGWEAPDKELRGHFVGHYLSATAQMWASTHNDTLKEKMSAVVSYLSECQEKLGTGYLSAFPSELFDRFEAIKPVWAPYYTIHKILAGLLDQYTLAGNDQAFKMMTWMVDYFYQRVQNVVSQHTVERHYRSLNEETGGMNDVLYRLYRITANPKHLLLAHLFDKPCFLGLLAVQAEDISGFHANTHIPIVIGSQMRYEITGDPIYKDIGTFFMEVVNSSHSYATGGTSVSEFWSDPKRLANTLQTENEESCTTYNMLKVSRHLFRWTKEMAYADYYERALTNGVLSIQRGAEPGVMIYMLPQGRGVSKSSSYHGWGKPFESFWCCYGTGIESFSKLGDSIYFEENGGVPGLYVIQYIPSSINWKLGQVVLDQKVDHVNSWDPYLRVTFTISSGESGKSSTLNLRVPSWTKLSGAKATLNAKEISLPAPGNFLSITKNWSPGDVVTLQLPITIRTDPIKDDRPEYASIQAILYGPYLLVAHSSGDWDIKTGSASASSSSDWITPIPSSYNDYLVCFSQDHEDSTLILTNSNNSITMEKLPESGTDSSLKATFRLILTDSPSSDISTTKDMFGKSVMLEPFDFPGMVVVQQGEENDLTVTDSSNGKDSSSLFRIVSGLEGNSEMVSLESESKKGCFVYSVSNEAGGRLKLGCNLKSSSSAAASFAMNKGLTEYHPISFVAKGASRNFLLSPFFSFRDESYTVYFNIAT